One stretch of Actinacidiphila sp. DG2A-62 DNA includes these proteins:
- a CDS encoding recombinase family protein yields the protein MATTIKRARAAARGAHDVGVEWAPADLALLEELKKAEALLPEDAPRALLSVRLSVFTDDTTSHVRQELDLRLHAREKGYRVVGVASDLNVSATKVPPWKRKSLGEWLNDRAPEFDALLFWKLDRLIRNMSDLSVMIQWAERYGKNLVSKNDPIDLSTALGTFLVTVIGGIAEIEARNTSTRVKSLWEYTKAQDAWLVGKPAYGYVTEEGRDGRPRLAVDPDARTALRWARRMALRGRSARFMVRCMIRSGLMGEGLTTTTLLRRLRNPATLGYRTEEHKNGGVRRSRLVLDRRGKPIPVAPQIFTQEEFDSLQAVLDARSRKQPTRRPGGATRFLGVIVCADCKGHMLVKKTSNKGRSYSYMRCTACRSGGLGIPAPDALYLAVSQRLLKALGSFPVQVREYTGASRARSDAVDPATLQDRWENVHNGETWRERWESGGLQALEEDTRRVGIKCEVTRTKVEGQRAPDVSLRILLPKDARDRLVIKQDAFTTGL from the coding sequence ATGGCGACGACGATCAAGCGAGCAAGAGCAGCCGCGCGGGGCGCACACGACGTCGGGGTCGAATGGGCACCGGCGGACCTGGCCCTACTGGAGGAGTTGAAGAAGGCAGAGGCCCTGCTCCCCGAGGACGCCCCCCGAGCCCTGCTCTCGGTCCGCCTGTCCGTGTTCACCGACGACACGACGTCGCACGTTCGGCAGGAGCTCGATCTCCGCCTACACGCCAGAGAGAAGGGGTACCGGGTCGTCGGGGTCGCATCGGACCTGAACGTCTCCGCAACGAAGGTTCCGCCGTGGAAGCGCAAGAGTCTCGGCGAGTGGCTGAACGACCGAGCACCGGAGTTCGATGCTCTGCTTTTCTGGAAGCTGGACCGCCTCATCCGCAACATGTCTGACCTCTCGGTCATGATCCAGTGGGCGGAACGGTACGGGAAGAACCTCGTGTCGAAGAACGACCCGATCGACCTGTCCACGGCCCTCGGCACGTTTCTCGTCACGGTCATCGGTGGTATCGCGGAGATCGAGGCGCGCAACACGTCGACTCGTGTCAAGTCCCTGTGGGAGTACACCAAGGCTCAGGATGCGTGGCTCGTCGGCAAGCCCGCGTATGGCTACGTCACGGAAGAGGGAAGGGATGGGCGCCCCCGGCTGGCCGTCGACCCCGACGCGCGCACGGCCCTGCGCTGGGCTCGGCGCATGGCTCTGCGCGGTCGGTCGGCTCGCTTCATGGTCAGGTGCATGATTCGTTCGGGACTCATGGGCGAGGGGCTTACGACGACGACTCTCCTCCGCCGTCTCCGCAACCCCGCCACGCTCGGCTACCGCACCGAGGAGCACAAGAACGGAGGAGTGCGCCGCTCTCGGTTGGTGCTCGACAGGCGGGGCAAGCCGATACCGGTCGCTCCGCAGATCTTCACCCAGGAGGAGTTCGACTCTCTTCAGGCGGTGCTCGACGCCCGGTCGAGGAAACAGCCGACGCGGCGGCCGGGAGGGGCGACCCGCTTCCTGGGAGTCATCGTGTGCGCGGACTGCAAAGGGCACATGCTGGTCAAGAAGACCTCGAACAAGGGGCGCTCGTACTCCTACATGCGGTGCACCGCATGTAGGAGCGGAGGGCTCGGCATCCCAGCCCCCGATGCCCTCTACCTCGCTGTCTCGCAACGTCTTCTGAAGGCACTCGGCAGCTTCCCCGTGCAGGTACGCGAGTACACCGGGGCGTCGCGGGCGCGGTCGGATGCCGTCGACCCTGCGACCCTTCAGGACAGATGGGAGAACGTCCACAACGGCGAGACGTGGCGCGAGCGCTGGGAGTCGGGAGGGCTCCAAGCGCTGGAGGAGGACACCCGTCGAGTCGGCATCAAGTGCGAGGTGACCCGCACGAAGGTGGAGGGGCAGCGTGCCCCGGACGTGAGCCTTCGAATCCTCCTCCCCAAGGATGCGCGAGACCGGCTCGTCATCAAGCAGGACGCGTTCACCACAGGTCTGTGA
- a CDS encoding NmrA family NAD(P)-binding protein, whose product MILVTGATGTIGSATVARLAARGVPTRALVRDPSRAPGATPVPAAPGAPAAPDRPGTEIAVGDFDRPETLDAALRGIDTVVLISPAVPAQEIAVVDSAVRQGVRHIVKITNHKATPDSPVDRRRDHARVEAHLRASGLAYTLLAPNLLMQNLLFAAPSIRRTRSFTMSAGDGRFGMVDAHDVAASAAAVAAAPSPHAGRGYLLTGPELISYADVARELTRVLGHPVAYRRLSPADHRAAMIEEGVPEPVATSNAQVFDLIAHGDAAWLSADVEALTAEPPRPLAAFLTAHASAFA is encoded by the coding sequence ATGATCCTGGTCACCGGCGCGACCGGCACCATCGGCTCGGCGACCGTCGCGCGACTGGCCGCGCGCGGCGTGCCCACGCGGGCCCTGGTCCGCGACCCGTCACGCGCGCCCGGCGCAACCCCCGTACCCGCCGCACCCGGTGCACCCGCCGCACCCGATCGGCCCGGGACCGAGATCGCCGTCGGCGACTTCGACCGGCCGGAGACGCTCGACGCCGCCCTGCGCGGCATCGACACCGTCGTGCTCATCAGCCCCGCCGTGCCGGCCCAGGAGATCGCGGTCGTCGACAGCGCGGTACGCCAGGGCGTCCGGCACATCGTGAAGATCACCAACCACAAGGCCACGCCGGACTCGCCGGTCGACCGGCGGCGCGACCACGCCCGCGTCGAGGCGCACCTGCGGGCCAGCGGACTCGCGTACACCCTCCTCGCCCCGAACCTGCTGATGCAGAATCTCCTCTTCGCCGCGCCCTCAATCCGGCGGACGCGGAGCTTCACGATGTCCGCGGGCGACGGCCGGTTCGGCATGGTCGACGCGCACGACGTCGCCGCGTCGGCCGCGGCGGTCGCCGCCGCGCCCTCGCCCCACGCGGGCCGCGGCTACCTGCTGACCGGCCCGGAGCTGATCAGCTACGCCGATGTCGCCCGCGAACTGACCCGCGTCCTCGGCCACCCGGTCGCCTACCGCCGGCTCTCCCCCGCCGACCACCGCGCGGCGATGATCGAGGAGGGCGTCCCCGAGCCCGTGGCGACGTCCAACGCCCAGGTCTTCGACCTCATCGCCCACGGCGACGCGGCCTGGCTCTCCGCCGACGTCGAAGCCCTCACCGCCGAGCCGCCCCGGCCTCTCGCGGCCTTCCTCACCGCCCACGCGTCGGCGTTCGCGTGA
- a CDS encoding ArsR/SmtB family transcription factor, producing the protein MSNQQSRTVRPGASAKPPRTLPLLGADDEGGGGGGTAACCPAIASAPLDEERAADLAKVFKALGDPVRLRLLSMIASREGGEVCVCELTPAFDLAQPTISHHLKLLRQAGLIDCERRGTWVYYWALPAALERLASVLGAPPDRVPRAGAPRRAGVTA; encoded by the coding sequence ATGTCGAATCAGCAGAGCCGGACCGTCCGCCCGGGTGCGTCCGCGAAGCCGCCGCGGACGCTTCCGCTGCTCGGTGCGGACGACGAGGGAGGCGGGGGAGGCGGGACCGCCGCGTGCTGCCCCGCGATCGCCTCCGCGCCGCTGGACGAGGAGCGGGCCGCGGACCTCGCGAAGGTCTTCAAGGCGCTGGGCGACCCGGTGCGGCTGCGGCTGCTGTCGATGATCGCCTCGCGCGAGGGCGGCGAGGTGTGCGTGTGCGAGCTGACGCCGGCCTTCGACCTGGCGCAGCCGACGATCTCCCACCACCTCAAACTGCTGCGCCAGGCCGGCCTGATCGACTGCGAGCGGCGTGGCACGTGGGTGTACTACTGGGCGCTGCCCGCGGCGCTGGAACGGCTCGCGTCGGTGCTCGGCGCGCCGCCGGATCGGGTCCCGCGCGCCGGGGCGCCGCGGCGCGCCGGGGTGACGGCATGA
- a CDS encoding TIGR03960 family B12-binding radical SAM protein — MPVETVFPRLEALLPHVQKPIQYVGGELNSTVKDWDGADVRWALMYPDAYEVGLPNQGVMILYEVLNEREGVLAERTYSVWPDLEALMREHGVPQFTVDSHRPVRAFDLFGLSFSTELGYTNMLAALDLAGIPLSAADRTLDDPIVLAGGHAAFNPEPIAEFIDAAVIGDGEQAVLEITEVVRAWKAEGRPGGRDEVLLRLARTGGVYVPRFYDVEYLPDGRIARVVPNRSGVPWRVSKHTVMDLDEWPYPKQPLVPLAETVHERMSVEIFRGCTRGCRFCQAGMITRPVRERSITGIGEMVDKGLKATGFEEVGLLSLSSADHSEIADIAKGLADRYEDDKIGLSLPSTRVDAFNIDLADELTRNGRRSGLTFAPEGGSERIRKVINKMVSEEDLIRTVATAYGNGWRQVKLYFMCGLPTETDEDVLQIAEMAKRVIAKGREVTGQNDIRCTVSIGGFVPKPHTPFQWAPQLGVEETDARLEKLRDAIRGDRKYARNIGFRYHDGKPGIIEGLLSRGDRRVGAVIRAVYEDGGRFDGWREHFSYDRWITQCERVLPAQGVDLAWYTTRERTVEEVLPWDHLDSGLDKDWLWDDWQDALDETEVDDCRWTPCFDCGVCPQFDTWPQLSPTAGKSLLPLTPINTGREGK, encoded by the coding sequence ATGCCTGTCGAGACGGTCTTCCCCCGCCTGGAAGCACTTCTCCCGCATGTCCAGAAGCCCATCCAGTACGTCGGCGGTGAGCTGAACTCCACCGTCAAGGACTGGGACGGCGCCGACGTGCGATGGGCGCTGATGTACCCCGACGCGTACGAGGTGGGCCTGCCCAACCAGGGCGTCATGATCCTCTACGAGGTGCTCAACGAACGCGAGGGCGTCCTCGCCGAGCGCACCTACAGCGTCTGGCCGGACCTCGAAGCGCTGATGCGCGAACACGGCGTGCCGCAGTTCACCGTGGACAGCCACCGCCCGGTCCGCGCCTTCGACCTGTTCGGCCTCAGCTTCTCCACCGAACTGGGCTACACCAACATGCTCGCCGCGCTCGACCTGGCCGGCATCCCGCTGTCCGCCGCCGACCGCACCCTGGACGACCCGATCGTGCTGGCCGGCGGCCACGCCGCGTTCAACCCCGAGCCGATCGCCGAGTTCATCGACGCCGCGGTGATCGGCGACGGCGAGCAGGCCGTCCTGGAGATCACCGAGGTCGTCCGCGCCTGGAAGGCCGAGGGCCGCCCCGGCGGCCGGGACGAGGTGCTGCTGCGCCTGGCGCGCACCGGCGGGGTGTACGTGCCGCGCTTCTACGACGTGGAGTACCTCCCCGACGGCCGGATCGCGCGCGTGGTGCCCAACCGCTCCGGCGTGCCCTGGCGGGTGTCCAAGCACACCGTCATGGACCTCGACGAGTGGCCGTACCCCAAGCAGCCGCTGGTCCCGCTCGCCGAGACCGTGCACGAGCGGATGTCGGTGGAGATCTTCCGCGGCTGCACCCGCGGCTGCCGGTTCTGCCAGGCCGGCATGATCACCCGCCCGGTTCGCGAGCGCTCCATCACCGGCATCGGCGAGATGGTCGACAAGGGCCTGAAGGCCACCGGCTTCGAGGAGGTCGGCCTGCTGTCGCTGTCCTCGGCCGACCACAGCGAGATCGCCGACATCGCCAAGGGCCTCGCCGACCGCTACGAGGACGACAAGATCGGCCTGTCGCTGCCGTCCACCCGCGTGGACGCGTTCAACATCGACCTGGCCGACGAGCTGACCCGCAACGGCCGCCGCTCCGGCCTGACCTTCGCCCCCGAGGGCGGCTCCGAGCGCATCCGCAAGGTCATCAACAAGATGGTCTCCGAAGAGGACCTGATCCGTACCGTCGCCACCGCCTACGGCAACGGCTGGCGGCAGGTGAAGCTGTACTTCATGTGCGGCCTGCCCACCGAGACCGACGAGGACGTGCTGCAGATCGCCGAGATGGCCAAGCGCGTCATCGCCAAGGGCCGCGAGGTCACCGGCCAGAACGACATCCGCTGCACGGTCTCCATCGGCGGGTTCGTGCCCAAGCCGCACACGCCGTTCCAGTGGGCGCCGCAGCTGGGCGTCGAGGAGACCGACGCGCGGCTGGAGAAGCTGCGCGACGCGATCCGCGGCGACCGCAAGTACGCCCGCAACATCGGCTTCCGCTACCACGACGGCAAGCCCGGCATCATCGAGGGCCTGCTCTCCCGCGGCGACCGCAGGGTCGGCGCGGTGATCCGCGCGGTCTACGAGGACGGCGGCCGGTTCGACGGCTGGCGCGAGCACTTCTCCTACGACCGCTGGATCACCCAGTGCGAGCGCGTGCTGCCCGCCCAGGGCGTCGACCTCGCCTGGTACACCACCCGCGAGCGCACGGTCGAGGAGGTCCTGCCCTGGGACCACCTCGACTCCGGCCTGGACAAGGACTGGCTCTGGGACGACTGGCAGGACGCCCTCGACGAGACCGAGGTGGACGACTGCCGCTGGACGCCGTGCTTCGACTGTGGGGTCTGCCCGCAGTTCGACACATGGCCGCAACTGAGCCCCACGGCCGGCAAGAGTCTGCTCCCGCTCACCCCCATCAACACCGGCAGGGAAGGGAAGTAA
- the arsM gene encoding arsenite methyltransferase, translating to MNIDTAGHDPADLREAVRSRYAAAALKAAAGGGGCCGPADDDGCCGGGSGAAGTAGTAGADAVDAVDETFGAALYAADERDALPAAAVAASLGCGNPTAVAELRAGERVLDLGSGGGIDVLLSARRVGPTGRAYGLDMTDEMLALARENQRKAGADNVEFLKGTIEAIPLPAEAVDVVISNCVINLSTDKAAVFAETYRVLAPGGRVGVSDVVADDALTPEQRAERGAWAGCIAGALSFTEYREALTAAGFTGVEITATHPVADGLHAAVVRAVKPAG from the coding sequence ATGAATATCGATACAGCCGGGCACGACCCGGCGGACCTACGGGAAGCCGTCCGCAGCAGGTACGCGGCGGCGGCGCTGAAGGCGGCCGCGGGCGGCGGAGGTTGCTGCGGGCCTGCGGACGACGACGGCTGCTGCGGAGGCGGTTCGGGCGCCGCCGGCACGGCCGGCACGGCCGGCGCGGATGCCGTGGACGCCGTGGACGAGACCTTCGGCGCCGCCCTCTACGCCGCCGACGAACGCGACGCGCTGCCCGCCGCGGCCGTCGCCGCCTCGCTGGGCTGCGGCAACCCCACCGCCGTCGCCGAACTGCGCGCGGGCGAGCGCGTCCTGGACCTCGGCTCGGGCGGCGGCATCGACGTCCTGCTGTCGGCGCGCCGGGTCGGCCCGACCGGCCGGGCGTACGGCCTGGACATGACCGACGAGATGCTCGCGCTCGCCCGGGAGAACCAGCGCAAGGCGGGGGCAGACAACGTCGAGTTCCTCAAAGGGACGATCGAGGCGATCCCGCTGCCCGCGGAGGCGGTCGACGTCGTCATCTCCAACTGCGTGATCAATCTGTCCACCGACAAGGCGGCGGTGTTCGCGGAGACGTACCGCGTCCTGGCGCCCGGCGGGCGCGTCGGCGTCTCCGACGTGGTGGCCGACGACGCGCTCACGCCCGAACAGCGCGCCGAGCGCGGCGCGTGGGCCGGCTGCATCGCCGGGGCGCTGTCGTTCACCGAGTACCGGGAGGCGCTGACGGCGGCGGGGTTCACGGGCGTCGAGATCACGGCCACGCATCCCGTGGCGGACGGGCTGCACGCGGCTGTCGTGCGGGCCGTCAAACCGGCCGGATAG
- a CDS encoding TetR/AcrR family transcriptional regulator, producing the protein MSTVDWSAWRLRGAQAAAEPGAAPGADPAGAGEGLRERKKRETRQRLSDTATEMFLERGFDAVRVAEIARACRVSEKTVFNYFPTKEALVLDLGDATRAALVEGLADPGRSPVEAALRILSAELGALTSWIAAQEDPAAAAERVRRFGALTRSTPSLRAYHRDMTDRLVAAAAQTLAARAGMEPGDPEPQIAASALLGLWPVQFQSLGRHLDGVRAPDEVHAAVTADVRRAARLLDAGLASFGGGA; encoded by the coding sequence ATGAGCACGGTGGACTGGTCGGCGTGGCGGCTGCGCGGCGCGCAAGCCGCGGCGGAGCCCGGGGCGGCCCCCGGCGCGGACCCCGCCGGGGCCGGCGAAGGGCTGCGGGAGCGCAAGAAGCGGGAGACGCGGCAGCGCCTGTCGGACACGGCGACCGAGATGTTCCTGGAACGCGGCTTCGACGCCGTGCGCGTCGCGGAGATCGCGCGCGCCTGCAGGGTCTCGGAGAAGACGGTCTTCAACTACTTCCCGACCAAGGAGGCCCTCGTCCTCGACCTCGGCGACGCCACGAGGGCCGCCCTGGTCGAGGGCCTCGCCGACCCCGGCCGCAGCCCGGTGGAGGCGGCCTTGCGCATCCTGTCCGCCGAGTTGGGCGCGCTGACCTCGTGGATCGCCGCACAGGAGGACCCCGCCGCGGCCGCCGAACGGGTCCGCCGCTTCGGCGCGCTGACCCGCTCCACGCCGTCCCTGCGCGCGTACCACCGCGACATGACCGACCGGCTCGTCGCCGCCGCCGCGCAGACGCTGGCCGCCCGCGCGGGCATGGAGCCGGGCGACCCCGAGCCGCAGATCGCCGCGAGCGCGCTGCTCGGGCTGTGGCCGGTGCAGTTCCAGAGCCTGGGCAGGCACCTCGACGGCGTCCGCGCGCCCGACGAGGTGCACGCGGCCGTGACCGCCGACGTCCGCCGGGCCGCCCGGCTCCTCGACGCGGGCCTCGCGTCCTTCGGCGGGGGCGCGTGA
- a CDS encoding CYTH and CHAD domain-containing protein: MGRRFTETERKYDIADAADVADVADADATYERLDLAGVADTREEAPVRLDAVYYDTPALDLAAHRVTLRRRTGGDDAGWHLKLPTATADARTEVHAPLGDAEADGAGDPDAPPAELRAEVAALIRGRPLTPVVRLRTTRRRVLLLDASASAGSSADIAADIDAGAGAGALAEIAYDEVTADPGAQRWAEIEVELGRGDPALLDAIEERLLAAGARPSASRSKLARALGDRVTPAPRPPRALRTAGDVALAYLHAQYAALLALDPAVRRAEEDAVHRMRVATRRARSALKSFRRELDRTATNPLGAELKWCAAALGGERDREVLAERLHRRLAELDAELHAASDAGPHAGPHAGPHAESDSQSSPLTAAAADAARRRIGTYATPDRTAPARTPRANANASATAGAPPEMAGARYFALLDAFQALLAAPPYLRAAAAPAAPAAAAVLRRDHARLRLGVEEALATDPGDARDTALHEARKEAKRARYSAEAAEAVLGAEAAAHTTRMKQVQQLLGEHQDSVMCRTAVAALRAAAVAAGEDPAPYDAIIRRERALAADAEARLPEVWQAARQAP, encoded by the coding sequence ATGGGCCGCAGGTTCACGGAGACGGAACGGAAGTACGACATCGCGGACGCCGCGGATGTCGCGGATGTCGCGGACGCCGACGCGACGTACGAGCGGCTGGATCTGGCCGGCGTCGCGGACACCCGCGAGGAAGCCCCCGTCCGGCTGGACGCCGTGTACTACGACACGCCCGCGCTGGACCTCGCCGCCCACCGCGTCACCCTGCGCCGCCGGACCGGCGGAGACGACGCCGGCTGGCACCTGAAGCTCCCCACCGCGACCGCCGACGCCCGCACCGAGGTGCACGCCCCGCTCGGGGACGCGGAAGCGGACGGGGCCGGCGACCCCGACGCCCCGCCCGCCGAACTCCGCGCGGAGGTCGCCGCGCTGATCAGGGGCCGCCCCCTGACCCCCGTCGTCCGCCTGCGCACCACCCGCCGCCGGGTCCTCCTCCTCGACGCGAGCGCCAGCGCCGGCAGCAGCGCCGACATCGCCGCCGATATCGACGCCGGCGCCGGAGCGGGCGCCCTCGCCGAGATCGCCTACGACGAGGTCACCGCTGACCCCGGCGCCCAGCGCTGGGCCGAGATCGAGGTCGAACTCGGCCGCGGCGACCCCGCGTTGCTCGACGCGATCGAGGAACGCCTGCTCGCCGCCGGCGCCCGCCCCTCCGCGTCCCGCTCCAAACTCGCCCGCGCCCTCGGCGACCGCGTCACCCCGGCCCCGCGCCCGCCGCGCGCCCTGCGGACCGCCGGCGACGTCGCGCTCGCGTACCTGCACGCCCAGTACGCCGCGCTGCTCGCCCTCGACCCCGCGGTGCGCCGCGCCGAGGAGGACGCGGTGCACCGCATGCGCGTCGCCACCCGCCGCGCCCGCAGCGCGCTCAAGAGCTTCCGCCGGGAACTGGACCGCACCGCCACGAACCCGCTGGGCGCCGAGCTGAAGTGGTGCGCCGCCGCGCTCGGCGGCGAACGCGACCGCGAGGTCCTCGCCGAGCGCCTGCACCGCAGGCTCGCCGAACTCGACGCCGAACTGCACGCCGCATCCGACGCCGGACCCCACGCCGGACCCCACGCCGGACCCCACGCCGAATCCGACTCACAGTCCTCGCCGCTCACGGCCGCTGCCGCCGACGCCGCCCGCCGCCGTATCGGCACGTACGCGACGCCGGACCGTACGGCCCCCGCCCGCACGCCTCGCGCGAACGCGAACGCGAGCGCCACCGCCGGCGCACCGCCCGAGATGGCCGGCGCCCGCTACTTCGCCCTGCTCGACGCCTTCCAGGCGCTGCTCGCCGCCCCGCCCTACCTGCGCGCCGCCGCGGCACCCGCCGCGCCCGCCGCCGCGGCCGTCCTGCGGCGCGACCACGCGCGGCTGCGGCTCGGCGTCGAGGAAGCCCTCGCGACGGACCCGGGCGACGCGCGCGACACCGCGCTGCACGAAGCCCGCAAGGAGGCCAAGCGCGCGCGGTACTCCGCCGAGGCCGCCGAGGCCGTGCTCGGCGCCGAAGCCGCCGCCCACACCACCCGGATGAAGCAGGTGCAGCAACTCCTCGGCGAGCACCAGGACAGCGTGATGTGCCGCACCGCCGTCGCCGCCCTGCGCGCCGCCGCCGTCGCGGCGGGGGAGGACCCGGCGCCGTACGACGCGATCATCCGCCGCGAACGCGCGCTCGCGGCCGACGCCGAGGCCCGCCTGCCCGAGGTCTGGCAAGCCGCGCGCCAGGCGCCCTGA
- a CDS encoding carboxymuconolactone decarboxylase family protein — protein MPHIQLDNDLPGIAGLIRQRPDTGALINTMADALLRGPLSLTPGERELIAAYTSERNETPFCANSHSAFAAAQLDGGKELVQAVLVDPWTAPLTPRLRALIRIAAEVQGPVAVLPDDVVAAAREAGADDAEIHDTVLVAAAFCMINRYVTCLDTDLPESPGYYEHAAKGILGKGYAATLT, from the coding sequence GTGCCTCACATCCAGCTCGACAACGACCTGCCCGGCATCGCCGGACTCATCCGGCAGCGTCCCGACACCGGGGCGTTGATCAACACGATGGCGGACGCCCTGCTCCGCGGGCCGCTGTCGCTCACGCCGGGGGAGCGCGAGCTGATCGCCGCGTACACCTCGGAGCGCAACGAGACGCCGTTCTGCGCGAATTCGCACAGCGCGTTCGCCGCCGCGCAGCTCGACGGCGGCAAGGAGCTCGTCCAGGCGGTGCTGGTGGACCCTTGGACCGCGCCGCTCACGCCGCGGCTGCGGGCGCTGATCCGGATCGCGGCGGAGGTGCAGGGCCCGGTGGCCGTCCTCCCGGACGACGTGGTCGCCGCGGCGCGCGAGGCCGGCGCCGATGACGCCGAGATCCACGACACGGTGCTGGTCGCGGCGGCGTTCTGCATGATCAACCGCTACGTGACCTGCCTGGACACCGACCTGCCCGAGTCGCCCGGCTACTACGAGCACGCCGCCAAGGGCATCCTCGGCAAGGGCTACGCCGCGACGCTCACCTGA
- a CDS encoding winged helix-turn-helix transcriptional regulator, which produces MDTDSPIAYAKDCPSRTVLSVLANKWTLYVLAVLRRYERPLRFTELRRHVEGVTQKSLTQALRNLERDGLVGRTVHPTIPPRVEYRLTALGREAGALTTAIADWSKVNASRVHASRAAYDARPPYDAGAPHDV; this is translated from the coding sequence ATGGATACCGACTCTCCGATCGCGTACGCGAAGGACTGCCCGTCGCGTACGGTGCTCAGCGTGCTGGCCAACAAGTGGACGCTCTACGTCCTGGCCGTGCTGCGGCGGTACGAGCGGCCGCTGCGCTTCACCGAACTGCGCCGCCACGTCGAGGGCGTGACGCAGAAGTCCCTCACGCAGGCGCTCCGCAATCTGGAGCGCGACGGGCTGGTCGGCCGTACCGTCCACCCGACGATCCCGCCGCGCGTCGAGTACCGCCTCACCGCGCTGGGGCGCGAGGCCGGCGCGCTCACCACGGCGATCGCGGACTGGTCCAAGGTCAACGCCTCCCGCGTCCACGCGTCCCGCGCGGCGTACGACGCGCGTCCGCCTTACGACGCCGGTGCTCCGCACGACGTGTGA
- a CDS encoding arsenate reductase ArsC, whose product MTGGPADGSVADASARPGPAAEAPEPAAGVPSAASVPSVPSVLFVCVHNAGRSQMAAAFLARLAGDRVDVRSAGSEPAERVNPAVVAAMAEIGVDISAAVPERLTAEAVRAADVVVTMGCGDACPVFPGTAYRDWQLPDPAGRGIDAVRPIRDRIERLVRALVAEIAPS is encoded by the coding sequence ATGACCGGCGGCCCTGCGGACGGCAGCGTCGCGGACGCGTCCGCGCGCCCCGGGCCCGCAGCCGAGGCGCCGGAGCCCGCTGCCGGCGTCCCCTCCGCTGCCTCCGTCCCCTCCGTTCCGTCCGTCTTGTTCGTCTGCGTGCACAACGCCGGGCGCTCCCAGATGGCCGCGGCCTTCCTCGCCCGGCTGGCCGGCGACCGGGTCGACGTCCGCTCGGCCGGCTCGGAGCCCGCCGAGCGGGTCAACCCCGCGGTCGTCGCGGCGATGGCCGAGATCGGCGTCGACATCTCCGCCGCGGTGCCCGAGCGCCTCACCGCCGAGGCCGTGCGGGCGGCCGACGTCGTGGTCACCATGGGCTGCGGCGACGCCTGCCCGGTCTTCCCGGGCACGGCGTACCGCGACTGGCAGCTGCCCGACCCCGCCGGGCGCGGCATCGACGCGGTCCGCCCGATCCGCGACCGGATCGAGCGCCTCGTCCGCGCGCTCGTCGCGGAGATCGCTCCGAGCTGA
- a CDS encoding SRPBCC family protein, with protein sequence MSAIHIVCDYPHPPAEVWRAVTDPELVPRWTATGAGARPEGFAPVTGTRFRFVARPRPGWSGIVDCVVLEVDAPRLLRYSWTDHGGGATTEVTYRVEPLDALPGGGSGTRFTYDHTGFTGASGLFMARFLGRVRRRMLRDGLPALLDELAARGRA encoded by the coding sequence ATGAGCGCCATCCACATCGTCTGCGACTATCCGCACCCGCCCGCCGAGGTGTGGCGCGCGGTCACCGATCCGGAGCTGGTCCCGCGGTGGACGGCGACCGGCGCCGGGGCGCGGCCGGAGGGGTTCGCCCCCGTCACCGGGACCCGGTTCCGGTTCGTCGCCAGGCCCAGGCCGGGCTGGAGCGGCATCGTCGACTGCGTCGTCCTGGAGGTCGACGCGCCGCGCCTGCTGCGCTACTCGTGGACCGACCACGGCGGCGGCGCGACCACCGAGGTCACATACCGCGTCGAGCCCCTGGACGCCCTCCCGGGCGGCGGCAGCGGCACCCGGTTCACCTACGACCACACCGGGTTCACCGGAGCGTCGGGCCTGTTCATGGCGCGGTTCCTCGGCCGGGTACGCCGCAGGATGCTGCGCGACGGGCTGCCGGCCCTGCTGGACGAACTCGCCGCGCGGGGCCGGGCGTAG